From one Lysinibacillus sp. G4S2 genomic stretch:
- the brnQ gene encoding branched-chain amino acid transport system II carrier protein, with the protein MKNSLLFIKENLAVGLLLFALFLGAGNIIFPPLLGQQAGENITLAMIGFLITGVGLPLLAIVAVAKAGGDLQLLANRVSPAFGVIFTSIVYLAIGPFFAVPRTGSVSYEIGIAPFLPESIADHWAPLFITSILFFALILYLAINPTKLVDRVGKILTPALLIVILILAVKSFISPMGEPGRAMGEYTVSPLTEGFVQGYLTMDVLSALVFGIVILQALRDMGMSDTKKQVKTTIFAGIVAAIGLSFVYISLGQIGNTSIDAIGTFDTGGDIIAKSAKVLFGNFGSIILSATILLACISTAVGLLTANATYFHKLFPKISYKTFLIVFTIFSAAITNVGLSTIISASLPVLLIIYPLAMVLMVLSLVDHFFKGGQIVYILALIPTFCVSLYDGLKEMKIRITPYENILNALPLYEQSLGWLVPAIIGAIIGFIIHKLTKR; encoded by the coding sequence ATGAAAAACAGTTTGCTTTTCATCAAGGAAAATTTAGCAGTAGGTTTACTATTATTTGCCTTATTTTTAGGTGCTGGAAATATTATCTTTCCTCCATTATTAGGCCAACAAGCTGGTGAGAACATTACGTTAGCAATGATTGGTTTCTTAATAACAGGTGTGGGTTTACCACTCTTAGCAATCGTTGCTGTGGCGAAAGCAGGTGGGGATTTACAATTACTTGCTAATCGTGTAAGCCCTGCTTTTGGTGTAATATTTACATCAATCGTTTATTTAGCCATTGGGCCATTTTTTGCAGTACCTCGTACAGGTTCTGTTTCCTATGAAATAGGGATTGCACCATTTCTACCTGAGTCAATAGCTGATCATTGGGCACCACTGTTCATTACTTCTATATTATTTTTTGCCTTAATATTATACTTAGCTATTAACCCTACAAAGCTTGTCGATCGTGTAGGGAAAATTTTAACTCCTGCTTTATTGATCGTTATTTTAATTTTAGCGGTTAAAAGCTTTATTTCTCCAATGGGTGAACCAGGGAGAGCTATGGGAGAATACACTGTATCACCTCTGACTGAAGGCTTTGTTCAAGGCTATTTAACAATGGATGTTCTGAGTGCACTCGTTTTTGGTATCGTTATTTTACAAGCATTGCGTGACATGGGTATGTCAGATACTAAAAAACAAGTCAAAACGACGATTTTCGCCGGAATTGTTGCAGCTATTGGCCTATCATTTGTTTACATCTCTCTTGGCCAAATCGGTAACACTAGTATTGATGCCATTGGTACTTTTGATACTGGCGGTGATATTATTGCAAAATCAGCTAAAGTTCTATTTGGTAATTTTGGAAGCATTATCTTATCCGCTACAATTTTACTAGCGTGTATATCAACTGCTGTAGGATTATTAACTGCCAATGCTACGTATTTCCATAAGTTATTCCCAAAAATATCATATAAAACATTTTTAATAGTTTTCACAATTTTTAGTGCTGCTATTACGAACGTAGGTCTTTCTACAATTATTAGTGCATCACTGCCTGTACTATTAATTATCTATCCGCTAGCAATGGTGTTAATGGTACTGTCGCTTGTCGATCATTTCTTTAAAGGTGGACAAATCGTTTACATTTTAGCTTTAATTCCAACATTCTGTGTTAGTCTATATGATGGTTTAAAGGAAATGAAAATTAGAATTACACCATATGAGAACATTTTAAATGCTTTACCATTATACGAGCAAAGTCTGGGATGGCTTGTACCTGCAATTATCGGCGCAATTATCGGCTTTATCATTCATAAGCTTACAAAAAGGTAA
- a CDS encoding peptidoglycan endopeptidase, which yields MKKSKKLRILALSTIATSFLALQTAEAATYTVQKGDTLSKIAQNHQVTVQDIKSWNKLKDDMIYVAQKLEISKQSTNETVKPSNPSTTKPTTPTTPPKSTTDSHTVVKGDTLSKIAKQYNVTQKDIKDWNGLTTDTIYVGQVLKLSPGATIPESENGPSGVGTPSKETSKEPTANGQAVYKKTIEVANTLVGTPYVYGGITPEGLDCSGFIYYAFNQGGLKIGRDSSEGYFNGNTTQVKNPVAGDLVFFENTYKNGISHMGIYLGDNKFIHSGSDGVEVSDVTYSYWSQRLVSYKRFDAIK from the coding sequence ATGAAAAAATCAAAAAAATTGAGAATACTAGCTTTAAGTACGATAGCTACTTCATTTTTAGCACTACAGACCGCAGAAGCAGCTACATATACCGTACAAAAAGGGGATACTCTATCTAAAATCGCCCAAAATCATCAAGTAACAGTACAAGATATAAAAAGCTGGAACAAATTAAAGGATGATATGATCTATGTGGCTCAAAAACTTGAGATTTCAAAACAATCTACTAATGAAACAGTAAAACCTTCAAATCCATCAACAACAAAACCAACAACACCTACAACACCACCGAAGTCTACAACTGATTCTCATACAGTAGTGAAAGGTGATACATTATCAAAAATTGCTAAGCAATATAATGTGACACAGAAGGACATTAAAGATTGGAATGGACTTACGACTGACACTATTTACGTTGGACAGGTGTTAAAATTATCTCCAGGAGCTACAATACCTGAGAGCGAAAATGGGCCTTCTGGTGTAGGAACACCATCAAAAGAAACGTCTAAAGAGCCTACAGCTAATGGACAAGCTGTTTATAAAAAAACAATAGAAGTAGCTAATACATTGGTAGGAACTCCATATGTCTATGGCGGTATTACACCAGAAGGTCTTGATTGCAGTGGCTTTATTTACTATGCCTTTAATCAAGGTGGTTTAAAAATTGGAAGAGACAGTAGCGAAGGATATTTTAATGGTAATACAACACAAGTTAAAAATCCGGTAGCGGGAGATTTAGTATTTTTCGAGAATACGTATAAAAATGGAATATCTCATATGGGTATTTATCTTGGTGATAATAAATTTATCCATTCAGGATCAGATGGTGTTGAAGTTTCAGATGTTACGTACTCCTACTGGTCTCAAAGATTAGTATCTTATAAACGATTCGACGCTATAAAATAA
- a CDS encoding accessory Sec system S-layer assembly protein, which yields MGLFSFFKKSDKVVQENTIDSKDILGSATTDTSDNRDVVTKLSFHPEWDVPQEQKYIFNFLANELEPLKPNQLSLSSISIEEDPRSKKWQVRAFFRSSLSQAIELGEIELYIMDKNDELVASKKFDFAALGTIPAECARPWVFEFEKSTIKVDEVPEDGWKIAFNLVSLRGHQLELDPSWEKQLPAAQKEELAKIVKTLPKLGETEVNFTGLQAKFADNGSLNVSIFIRNGHNKAINLEQLPLEIIDATGKQIAKGSFKMDPILTVQPDSTKPWTFIFPAELVDAKDADLSRWTARVTQ from the coding sequence ATGGGCTTATTTTCATTCTTTAAAAAATCAGACAAAGTTGTTCAAGAAAACACAATTGACTCTAAAGACATATTAGGAAGTGCTACTACGGATACTAGCGATAATCGTGATGTCGTAACGAAGCTATCATTCCATCCTGAGTGGGATGTTCCACAGGAGCAAAAATACATTTTTAATTTCCTTGCTAATGAGCTAGAACCGTTGAAGCCAAATCAATTATCACTTTCTTCTATTAGTATTGAAGAAGATCCACGCTCTAAAAAATGGCAAGTACGTGCATTTTTCCGCTCATCATTGTCTCAAGCTATCGAGCTAGGTGAAATTGAGCTTTACATCATGGATAAAAACGATGAGCTTGTAGCATCTAAAAAATTCGACTTTGCAGCACTTGGCACGATTCCAGCAGAATGTGCTCGTCCATGGGTATTTGAATTTGAAAAATCAACGATCAAAGTCGATGAAGTACCAGAAGACGGCTGGAAAATTGCATTCAACCTTGTTTCCCTACGCGGTCACCAATTAGAATTAGATCCATCATGGGAAAAACAACTTCCTGCAGCACAAAAAGAGGAGCTTGCAAAAATCGTAAAAACTTTACCTAAGTTAGGTGAAACAGAAGTCAACTTCACTGGCTTGCAAGCAAAATTTGCTGATAATGGTAGTTTAAACGTGTCTATCTTCATTCGTAATGGACATAATAAAGCTATTAATCTTGAACAACTACCACTAGAAATTATTGATGCAACAGGTAAACAAATTGCTAAAGGTTCATTTAAAATGGATCCAATCTTAACTGTACAACCAGACTCAACGAAGCCTTGGACATTCATCTTCCCTGCAGAGCTTGTTGATGCAAAAGATGCCGATCTTTCTCGCTGGACAGCACGCGTAACACAATAA